Below is a genomic region from Trichoderma asperellum chromosome 2, complete sequence.
AAGCCCGTTGCTTTCTTCTGCCCATCTATTTTGTCAGCCTTACGTACGCTCGTAAATAATGATTTTATGTGCTCACTAAGCCCAGCTGAAGCCAAAGGTTAAATACGAGCCACGAGCCGCTGTTCCTGATTACTTGTGCTCTTCCCGTGCCTCTCCTTATCTTTTTGTTCCTGGCCTGATTTGACCAAGAAGCGTGGTGGCACAACGATCTGGGCGAGTAACTAACCCGCCTCCATTGAGACAAATCTCTCATCCCCCGCTTACATCTCCTAAATAAGAAGGATTGTAGAATATTTTCAAAGTCAAACAACGTGCAGGTTCAGCATCTCCGTTTGAACAATGAGACAGATGAGAGCACATTAACCTTCACCGACAAAACCCGGCGCGAGAATACTCGTATACATTTGTTGGCAGCATTTGCGTTTTAAGACACAGCCTAGTAGAACCACCAACCATGGCAAGCGAAAGGCAGCAAATACAACTGACATCACAACACTAGTGGCAGTTCACCTTATAGTCTAGAACCATAATGCTTCATACGAAGTGTTATTACACTTAGTTGCCTTCATTAGCCGCATAACAAGCTTGCAGAAAAGGCATCAACATTAGTGTTGCTACAAGTGGCACATGACGGAGCATTTGCGTCTAGACAACAAATTGCACTGTGTCTTCGTATTGCTTGCAAAGCATATGAAAAAGGGGTTCCAAGTCTATCAAGGGCCGGCAAGAGACGTCGATTGGCTTACACGAGAGCGAGTACGGAGAGTCGATCTTTACCAAACCCCTTCACAGATGTGAAATTCATTAGCATAGTGAAAGATTAAGAAAAGCTTGATGGAAAAGTCGCCACGAGAAGTGATCCAGCGATGAAGTAAAAAGGTTTGATCTGCTCTGAAAGCGCTGAAAGCATTCAACGAAAGCGGCCGGCTCCGTCTCGTCCTCGTATGGTAGCGCCATGGGCAAAGACCTGCAGATCCGCCACTGCCGAAAGTCCAGCGTACGTATGTCAATTGAGAGCCTTTGCGTATCATGTAAGCGTCATTGCAATATATCGATCGCCCGTTGTGAGAGCTTTGGCCAAGATGATCATCCAGAATCCGGGGCGCATCTGCAACAGAGAAAGCGGGGAACAAATACGAACGTATGTACCTTGACTTACATAAGCGGTCGGACAGATAAGGTCGGGCGATCTAATAACAAAGGTGGATCACGTGGAAATGGGCCTTACCGAGCTCACCTTGCTCAAGTGGGAGCTCTTCACCGAGGCTTTGCTGTGGCTAGAGCACGGCTAGCGACGCCCGCCTGCACTCGTGAACCAACAGAGATGtagcgaaaaagaaagatgtcGCTTTCGACCCCATACACATACATCCAGTGTCCATGCTCGGATCAGACCGTACTCAGTTCCGGCAATGCGCTGTCCgacccagaagaagacgagcgaACCTTTGATCCCAAAGCCCCGCGATCAAACTACAGCCTATACCCTCTCGAATACCTCCTCTACTGCGAAGACTGTCAGCAGATACGATGTCCAAGATGCGTAACGGAAGAATCCGTCACTTATTACTGTCCCAATTGCCTCTTCGAGGTGCCTAGCAGCAACCTGCGCAGCGAGGGTAACAGGTAAACTGCCCCTTTCGCCTCGAACAAGCTTTGTCATGACCAAAACTCATCGCCATTGAACCAGATGTACGCGAAGTTGCTACCAGTGCCCAGTATGCATCGGCCCGCTCCAAGTTGGAGCCATTCAGCCTACCACGGATGCGAACCTCCTGCCCACTCAGTATCAAACCAATCCCACCGGGGGCCCGTACGCGCTCTTCTGCCAGTACTGCAACTGGACCTCGACCGAGATTGGTATCGAGTTCGATCGTCCCAGCGGCATATACAACCAGCTCTCAAAGATAAACAACGGAGGCAAGCCAAAGCTTACGCTGCGAGACGTCAAGGATCGCCGGAAAGATAACCCAGACGAGCCCCCCGTGCCCGACGACCAGGTCGATGCGGATTTGCAGTTTGCCCACCTAAAGGCGTTTTACCAGAGCCGACTCTCGGAAACCAACACCTCAATACGTGGGCTTCCGTTACATGATGGACTTGGATTTTCATCGCCCGCTGCTCTGACCCGCATCATGTCTCTGTACACCGGCCGGGGTCACCAGGGGCGCTTGCAGCAGGGACCTGCGGATATCATGCGCGAAGCTCTTGGCACCAACGACGGCTTGAAGATTGCCAATCTAGATGAGTCAAAGGAGatcaagaagctcatcaaCGGAGGATGGGACGCCACAGCTTCTCTGGAACAACGAAAAGAGCAAACAGAGCCCATACGATTCGAGGACCAACTCCGACCGATTGCATATCTGCTTCGCAGTAAGCGATCGAAACGTTGCCCTGCATGCCGCCACATTATATCAAAGCCAGAGGCAAAAGTCACGTCTACGAGATTCAAGATTCGCCTGTTTGCCAAATCCTATATACCCACAATCACGATTCGGCCACTCAATCCAACCGCTACGCCGGCGCCTGTAACATATAGGCCCATGGTCCAGGAGGAGGCACCACTGAAGCCTCACCAACCGTATCATTTTGTTGTTACATTCAAGAATCCCCTCTTTGACAATATAAAAGTCACACTGGCCTCGCCAAATGCAACCCCGGGTCGTTTCTCCAGCAGAGTCACGGTGCTCTGTCCACAGTTCGAAGTGGACGCCAACACCGACATGTGGGATGACGCGCTAAAGGATGATGAGAAAGACAGGAGCCGCAAGGCAGACGAAGGACCTGAAGTGGGTAAGATTTGGGAAAAGGGACGGAATTGGGTGAGCATCGTGCTGGAGGTCATCCCGGCATCTCTACGAATCGACCAGCAACCCAAAAAGGGTAACGAGAAGATCGACACCAGCCCGCTCAAGAGCGGCGAAGATATCCTGGAGATCCCCATGTTTGTTCGCATGGAATGGGAGGCTGATACACAGGCGGACATGGACGGCCCGGCTagcaaggacaaggaggcgagagagaagcgaGAGCTGGCATACTGGTGCGTGCTTGGGGTTGGGCGCATCAGTCAAGAATAAAGGGTagacgactttttttttcttttacagcGATAGACATGCAGAAGATAGACAAAGAGCAAAATAGGAGCACCAATATTTagggaagaggaagcgaTAAGTGAATTGATCAAATCATGCCAGCAGCTTTTATATcatttgaaaaaaaaaacaaaagctaCCTTGATATCAGACGCCAAGCCCAAATGTTGACCAACCCACCGATGCTGTTTAAATAGAGCAACGCATTTTTAATTGCCTTGTGTTCCTCAGGACTCCCAATTtaagagaaataaaattttGGAAATGCCGattaaattttcttttctcctctaaCTAATTTAGAACTCAGAGCTGCTAGTCTGGGGGAACTCGAAGTTGACGTTGCGGCCAGTGAGTCTTCGGTAAACCTCAGAGTAGGTGTCGAGTCTGTAGTCCACGCCACCACGCTCCTTCTCGTCAAGGATGACCTTGAGGAGCTTGCTGCCGTCCTCCTTGGTGCGGATGCGCTTGCCGACGATCTCAACGGGGTAGGTGAGATCAGCCAGGATGGCGTCGTGGACGGCGGTCAGAGTGCGGGAACGGGGacgcttctgcttctgggtGTTGCGGGAGCGGGCAGAGCGCTTGGGGCGGGGGAGGATACGGCGAGAAGCCAGGATGAGGACGTGGCGGTCGGAgaacttcttctccagctcacGGGTCAGGCTGCAGATTATGAAATTAGTCTCAAGTTTGGCTTCCTTTTTTGGGGGAAagaatctttttttgcttacCGCTGCTGAACACGGTGGAAGCCCTGCAGGGAAGGGACGGGGACAAAGATGACAATAGCCTTCTTGCCGTGGCCAACTTCGATCTAATCAAGATCCCAAAGTCAGCATGCGAGCTCCAGGACAGTTTATGCCTTGGACCGCTTCCCGTCCTGCTCCACAGAAGTCAATAGTACTCAGGCTAGACGGCGCGTCCCTCCAGAAAATATGGTATATATTCTTCCGTTTTTTTCTCAGAGAGAGGGTTGTCAAACGACTCAATTCTGTCGAATCGGCATTTCATACAACATATTCCTTCTCTGCGAGGAGGGAACGCCAATCGTACGTCGAAGCCATCGTAGAGAGCTTTGGGAACAGGATGTCGAAGAATGTTCGGTCTAGCTTTTTTCTGTTGGTAATTCAAGTCATTCTCACCTCACGGGCAGAGACGATCTGCAGAGGTCGCAGGGCAACCTTGAGGTCGGCAGTGTTGCTCTCGAGATCGAACAGAGCCTGAGCAATGTTCTGCTCAAGCTCGGAGGGGTTCTGCCTCGAGGGGCTGTTGGCGGCgatcttgttgatggcgCTCATCTTGGCTGTGGTTGCTCAACGGTGGGTTGGATGAGTTGATCGTGATGGCAGAAAAATCGAGTCCCTGGTATGATTGACTTTGGCGCACTTGGAAAATGGATTCGCTAAATTGGGGTTTTCGTGCCCTCTCCTCACGTTGTGCGCTTGCAAGGGTTTAGCGGGTTTCTTTGGCCTGAGGCGACAAGTATAAGTGGGCCGAGTCCACCGGATAAGGTATTGTGGGTCTGTCAATCTGGGAGACAGATTCTTGACCAATCTCGTAAAGACTGGCTGAGATTCAGATCTTGAGACGTCTCGAATTGGAAATCGAAGCATTGCTGTAGACTGTAATTGCTCGATAAATTGAGCCTTTGCCGCCAGTCTTTTTGGTTGCACCCACTTATGAGGAACAGTGTCTTATGCTCATGCACTGCTGAAAATGCAATACAGGGAGGGAGAGTCAACACTCCAAATATGAAAATATTCTTGCGTCCAGTAAGTAGGTAGAGCATCAACTCCGGCAACTTATTACAGGGGATTGTTCGGTGCCTACTTTTCCTGagaatagtatatatattgcatGCATATCAGTGCATCTTTCTGTCTTGAAACATGCACCGAACATGATGTCATCCTGTCATTTCTACTTCCACATACAAGATGCCACGCGCAGCCAGGATGAAGACCTCGCGACCACAAAGAAACCAGGAGTTTCTGCCTGGTATATTTGTTCATTTATCttgtatttatttatctacAAATTTGCCCAAATCAGTCCACTAAATCGTGGTCTCCTCGCTAAACTTTGCTCTTCGAAATGATCATTCGGTGTTACAGGAAGGAGAAACACGCACCTGCCTCCCAGTGCCTGCCTGCTCTTTCCCTCTGGACTTCTGCTTCCACCTTTATGCCCAATTTTTTCCCAGGCTCATGGAagaagcctttttctttcttttccactcttttctttctgtctCAATTTGCGTCCATCCTTCATTAACGCAACCTTGTCTCTCGTTGTTCTCGTGTTTGTCAATATCAGAGCCTAAAACTCACACTCAGCCGCTCCCTCCTATCAACACGATGCTAGGCATCCTTCTATTCGCCATTATTGGCGTGATTGGTGGCTTTTGCCAAACGACGCACAGCACTAGCCCTTTCGCTTACCAGGGCTGCGCTTCTATCGACCCATCTTGCTTCGGCAACGCCTTGGTGTTTTCTGACGGCCGCCTGACTCCTGAGTCGTGTCAACATGCCTGCCAAGGTCACCAattcgctgctcttcttcctgagTGAGTTTCAAGTGCATTCTACCTCAATATTCCACCCCCTAACGGGATCTTGCAGTTCTTGCCGATGTGGAGATGACGCGAATGGTGTTCAACCAACCGACGAGACCAAGTGTGACTATCCATGCATGGGAGACAGCATTCTCGGCATGTGTGGGAGCATCTGCCCAGAAAGTTCACCCGTCATTGCCAACATTTACACGCGAGTCACACCTAGCCAGGCACCAGCATATGGAGACCCAACGAGCGCTCAGTCCTCTGTCGCTGCGGCTGAGACTTCTTGTACATCCACCGATGTCTCGTCAGTTGGAGAACCGTCGCAGCCTCAGCGAATTACGCCAGAAGGACCAGCACCAGGAATTCCAACAGTTGATCCTGCATCTGGAgacccagcagcaacagtgaATCCAACCCTTGGCACTCCCGCGTCTCAGAGTCCTCAAGAATCTCCATGCGCTACTGAGAGCAATACTGGCTTAATCACGCCTTCTCAAGCCCCCCAGAGACCTCTGACACCAACGGGTAATGCACCGGAGCCCAAGACATTCTCCAACCCGAACCAACAACCAAATGCGACACCTTCTGCCACTACACCAAACTGCCAGTCGCCTCAGCCAGATTCCTATTCTGGAGAGAGCATTCCGGGGTCTCCAGGTGGAAACCCTGGTGGAGTGAGCTCAGAGAATAACTGTGATCCTGCTGGGGGGCCAAATCTATCTCCCGTCGCTTCCCCTGAGAGCACTCTCTGGCCGTGGCCAAGCAAGAAACCGGAGGGTGACCCTCCAGTTCCATCCCACGTCCCGGCTTCAGATTCCCCTTCTGGGTtcattcctcctctttctggTGGAGGATTTATCTTGCTGGCAGCAGTAATTATCTGGTAAAATCTtacgaattttttttttttttttcgagttgatgagctggaggagctcaATGATGAGCAATATCTCAGTGGATTGTTTTTGAGGAATTTTTGGAAGCTGATTGACGGCTGGCACAGTGGTTGATAGCTATGTGCAGGAAAGGGTTACGCACGTATTCAATATTGTACAAGAAAGACGGCAAATTAATTGATTCAATTTCACTACTCGTTTTGACCCTGTATCCTCTGAGTAATTCAGACATGTTTATTGCCAGAGCTCAACTGGACTCTAGTCTATCATAATAGAGTCAAGACAGGCATTTGTCGTTAGGCTGGCATATTACCTACTAAAATATCTAAGCACGTTTAGAAAACAGAGTCGATATTAAATGGTCTTGTATCTCAAATGGCATTACAATCAATTTATTTTGTTACATAATTGCTCTGGCTGGCTATTGTGTAAATTTTACGGTCCCCTTTATAGGGTAGCTGTAAATATGGAGTCTCGACCTCTCACCATCTGGTGGGGCACTGTGTGGAGGGGCTCTTGCGGTTGTGCAACCGTGGCGGGGCACCAGCTTGGACTTACATGCGTCGTCGGGCTGTGGCCAGAGCCCCGAAACTTGCAGCCTTCATCAGCGGATCGAGGCAACTGACCGGCCTGGACCGAAAACCACCAGCAGACTGCCATAAGTGAGAAAATAAATTGCCACAATGCAGTCTGGAATCTCAGGTACGGATGCCGTGACAATGCAATGGCCGATCAATTGCCCCCTTGCGGTGTGCTGACCGCAGAATCTCGATGCAGCCTCCGAGGAGCTCCAGAAGGCCTTCAGCTCGCTGCTGACGACGCCATCCGACTTTGCCCTTCTGGTGACCATCGAACGCGAGACTTTGGCGCCCGTCAAGACCATCCCAGGCATATCGTCAGACTTTGGACAGAACCTCTCTGTGCTGGAGCCCTTCATCAAGCCTGATGTTGCCCTCTACGCCATCCTCCGCCGCTACGAAGACTCCCCCAGGTTCGTTGCCGTGACATACGTTCCCGACGCCGCCAATGTCCGCCAGAAGATGCTGTTTGCCTCGACGCGTCTGACGCTGACGCGAGAGCTGGGCACTGAGCATTTCCGCGAGACGCCGTTCATGACCATGGCCCACGAGTTGACAGAAAAGGGGTTCAAGGCCCACGATGCGCACAACGCACTGGAAGCTCCCCTGacggaggaagagaagactCTTGGAGAAGTcaagagagcagagcaggagGCTGGATCCGGCACTGCTATTCGGGAAATCCATCTCAGCAAGAGCTTGACGATGCCGGTCAACGAGGATGCTATTACGGCAATGAAAGAGGTTGCTGAAGGGCAAAAGGCGGCGGCTACACTGGTAAGTTGCTTTCACGTATGATGAAGCGGTCAAAGCAAAAGACTAATCGTATGTGACGCAGAAAATCAACGCAGCCACCGAGAGAGTCGAGCTGGCGCCTGACTCATTGGATCCTAGCTCCCTCGCCAATCTTATCAAGAGCATCTCGCCAGTCGAGCCACGGTTCACCTTTTATCGGTTTACCCATACCCACGAGGGGACTGAGCAGACCCCAGTGCTCTTCTTTTACACTTGTCCCGCCACGGCTGGAAACAAGGCGATTAAGAACAGGATGCTATATCCTCTGATGAAGCGTGCTGTCCTCACCATTGCCGAGCAAGAGGCCGGCATCACCCTGGAGAAGAAGTTTGAGGTAGAGGATCCCAGCGAGCTTACCGAGGAGGAAGTCTTGAACGATCTCCATCCCAAGAAGGTGGTATCATCGGGCTTTAGCAGACCCAAGCGCCCCGGCAGGTAAACGCCCTCACGAGTTACGACCCATACGAACGGAACGATCTAGCCTGAATAGAACATTGTCCATACTTTTATACAAGATATATATGCAGTTCACTAAAAAACCCCTTGGAaattttcctttctccctTCCAAACGTACATGATCCAACTCCGCATTCCAGGGATGCAAATGAAATCTCTAAACGAAACATGATTGCCGCCATATAATCACCGTCTTCACGACTATAAACCAGTTTCCTATGCATGCAAGGGCTGACCCTCTTTCATTTCTGTTCTAGTACTAGACTATAGTCAGACCATCTTTGTCCTCTCATCTCGGCcgattataaaaaagaaaaagggggtaTATCGCAAAAAAATGCAATCGACTCGCAAAAGGCCATTTTCTTACTCCTCATATTTGCCGCCGACAAAGGCCAAGTTGCTCTGTTCTAGTTTTGACTTGAGGAACTCGTAGACGGTGAAAGTGACGGCTTGGCCGGGCGCGACTCGCATGATACGAGGAGTGATGCCCTTGTAGAAAGCGTGGAAACCTTCTTGTCTGGAGGGAGGAGGGAACTGTTAGCTTTCTGTGCGCATCAACTGTTTTTGAGGGAGAACATACTTGAACATGTCGCTGGCGATGGTCGTTATTCTCGTCCATGCAGTGGTGCCAAACTCGGCGGGTGTCTTCTGCAGGCGAGTCTTGATTGTGTCGATGGGAGCGTTGCTGAGAGGACCCATGGCGCCGCTAACAAGACCAATGATGGTTGTCTGCCAGCTGGGCAGGTTACCGTCTGCATACTCAGGCTGGTAGTCCTTGAGCCACTTCTTGAAGTAAGAGTACGCCGTGAAGTTGACGGCCTGGTTAGATCCTTGTCTCAGAGCTGTTAAGCTAACACCGCGGTACAGAGCTCCAGCACCTTCTTCCTTAACGACAGTGTACAGCGCATGAGCAGCGTTTCTGTATTTCGGAATGTCCAGTGGATCGGCCATTGAGTGATGCTGCGCCTGCAGACGAATCTTGATGACCTCCATGGGCGTCACCACGGCCACAGCCTCGGTAACACCCGCGGCCAGACCCGCCAAGAAGGTACCCTGGCCAGAGACGACGCCGGTAGTTTTatcggccagcagctgcttgtACCACTCGAATGAGGTGAATCGGATGGCCATCTTGGGGACGATACCCGTTAGGACGGCGCCGAGACCCTTGTATAGGGCGAGGGGGGTCTCCTTCTTGACGACCTCGACACCGGTTTTGATGAAGCCGCGGCGAGGGGCGCCGGGCATGCGCGCGCGACGGGAGAGCTGCATGCGCACTTTGATTGTGTCTGCGTGGGGGTGTTATTATAATGCCTTTATTGTGAGTTTGTTCTTATATGAGGTGGGACGTACCTAAGGGATGGCAGGCGAGGGCTTCCATCATgccggcaccaccaccagctaTAGAAATGAGAGATGTTAGTTACATGTCATTGAAAGCCCATTGAATCACataaagtaaagtaaataaacaAGAACGCACCGATGAGGTTTGTCGCCGCCGTAGGCGGCTGTTTTGAACCATCTTTTGCCATTGTAAAggatgtgtgtgtatgtgtgttgAAGGAAGTATGTCTGTCTTCCTCTAGGATCGATTCCGAATCCTCAAGTTTATGCTTCTTGAATTTGCTTATAACTCGAAGCCGTACAGTGAGTCACTACCCTTGCTGCCGAGGATATCGCGTGCCACAAGGGGCGGAAAAAGAGCCGAGCTTATTTTTTGTATATGAAGCTATGGGATAGCTAGCGATTTGGGGCGGCCGGGTATTCAATCAAGCGAATAAGACGGCAGGGGCAAGagggcgagagagagagagttgcACCGGCGGTAGgaatgaggacgaggagggattgacaagagagagagagagagagagagaggagcaaagaagaataagaacaaaaaaagaagagtcaTACtctgaaagagaaaagagccgATATACGCTTCTTAAACAGAAAAGCAGCCACCGTTTTGACATATGATCCCGGCGTCTAGCTCCAGCTTTCCAAAATGGGCGTTTTGTACACACGCCCCCCTTTTGCCCGTTTAGAGCTTAGAGGCGCAAAGGGGGCCAAGAAAGTACtgtacctacatacatacattgggaagaaaagagaagggccCATTTGCCCATTGGACCGCTGAGCCCAATCACAAGACTCAAAACGGGCCCCTCCCCCATGTCCAAGAAAAGCGTGAGCCACAGCTCGGTAGACTTTTGCGTTCTACTAACTATTAGATTTTGCCCCCTTTAGGCCGGGAAGCCGGGGTTTGGTTCTGAGCAAATGATGGGCTGTAAAGGGATTGTTTGTTTGGCTGCTAATAAGCTTagaaaagccaaagccgcTGGTTCTCCCCGCGAAAAAAACcgaaaaccaaaaaaaaaaaacacagcAAAGGAGAATATGGGGGAAATCTCGTTTTGGCCCGCGGCTCTGGAGAGTCAACCCAAAGTTACCCCCACATGCtacggaaaagaaaggaaagcgGGGGGGTGTGTGAAGAGAGAGTcattcgttttttttttttttttttttggttcaaGGTTGTAATAATGGACGGGCACTGGGACGCACAGCTGAGTAGGTAGTACCTTGGCCAGCTCGGTCTCAGTTCAAGTATggggtagtagtagtactaggaAAGATGGCCATAGCCGGACGGGTGGAGGAATTTCGGCTTGGATGGCCGGGGCTGCCATTCCGATCTGTGTGTGGAGGAGCTCCGTGTGGCCGGAGGGAGAGAGCAAATACTACGAGTGGTGCCAGGGGGGGCTTATTGCggtatgtatatgtatacatgCAGTAGTAATTGCCATGCATGTTCTCGGAGACGCCCATCTCCAAACGAAAATTTAGAGGACGGTAGGAAATAATCTGTACTGCAGCCTTCTTTTCCACATTGTGTGTGCTGCGTATCCCGAGTGATCATCTTCCCATGTgtcaaaacaaaacaaagtgACGTTATTCTTCCCTCCCTCGTACCGACCACAGGCCGAGCTTGTGATAATGCGGGGTGCCGAGCGACCTTGATGGATGACGGCACCCGGGGGTGGTACGTACCCGTGCAAATCCAATCTTATCTAAGACAAGAACAAAACCAACACAAGAAAAGCATCTGCTAGGCCGGGAGGGATCGGAGGCGCGGCAAAATCGCTGGGGAGCCGCGCGACCTAGGTTGACCCGCTGATTTGCCGTCTTGGGCCGAGGTTCGTTTTCCAAGGCGCAGCAGTTCGGCTCATGGGGGAGTCAGTCAGCCAGGAGAAATAGCCAATAATGTGAGAGagtcagagagagagagagagagagagagagagagagagagagagagtcagcagcagtgaagaagagggaggggaagtCATTTGACCGTGTTTGTATACGCTGATCGGAGGCGTGTCGAGATGGCTTGACTCATTACAGTAAGCGTGAAATtgaatatattactatatattactatgCTTGTTCGCATCTACCATAGCCGGCAACTTGACAACTCTCATAATAGTTACTATGAAAGCTTGTATTTAGTAAGCAGTACTATACATCAATTTTGCCAACCTCATATGGCTCTAATCTCATATGGCTTCAATCTATCATAGGTGGTGTAGCTACGCTGATGCATTTGCCAACAGTATATCGTCAACATTCCTAGCAGTGTCGTTAAGCGGCGTCTATTCTTGTGACCCGG
It encodes:
- the CRP15 gene encoding 40S ribosomal protein eS7 (BUSCO:EOG092D40TG); its protein translation is MSAINKIAANSPSRQNPSELEQNIAQALFDLESNTADLKVALRPLQIVSAREIEVGHGKKAIVIFVPVPSLQGFHRVQQRLTRELEKKFSDRHVLILASRRILPRPKRSARSRNTQKQKRPRSRTLTAVHDAILADLTYPVEIVGKRIRTKEDGSKLLKVILDEKERGGVDYRLDTYSEVYRRLTGRNVNFEFPQTSSSEF
- the SFC1 gene encoding Mitochondrial succinate-fumarate transporter gives rise to the protein MAKDGSKQPPTAATNLIAGGGAGMMEALACHPLDTIKVRMQLSRRARMPGAPRRGFIKTGVEVVKKETPLALYKGLGAVLTGIVPKMAIRFTSFEWYKQLLADKTTGVVSGQGTFLAGLAAGVTEAVAVVTPMEVIKIRLQAQHHSMADPLDIPKYRNAAHALYTVVKEEGAGALYRGVSLTALRQGSNQAVNFTAYSYFKKWLKDYQPEYADGNLPSWQTTIIGLVSGAMGPLSNAPIDTIKTRLQKTPAEFGTTAWTRITTIASDMFKQEGFHAFYKGITPRIMRVAPGQAVTFTVYEFLKSKLEQSNLAFVGGKYEDTRTEMKEGQPLHA
- a CDS encoding uncharacterized protein (TransMembrane:1 (i26-44o)) is translated as MKTSRPQRNQEFLPEPKTHTQPLPPINTMLGILLFAIIGVIGGFCQTTHSTSPFAYQGCASIDPSCFGNALVFSDGRLTPESCQHACQGHQFAALLPDSCRCGDDANGVQPTDETKCDYPCMGDSILGMCGSICPESSPVIANIYTRVTPSQAPAYGDPTSAQSSVAAAETSCTSTDVSSVGEPSQPQRITPEGPAPGIPTVDPASGDPAATVNPTLGTPASQSPQESPCATESNTGLITPSQAPQRPLTPTGNAPEPKTFSNPNQQPNATPSATTPNCQSPQPDSYSGESIPGSPGGNPGGVSSENNCDPAGGPNLSPVASPESTLWPWPSKKPEGDPPVPSHVPASDSPSGFIPPLSGGGFILLAAVIIW
- the SFC1 gene encoding Mitochondrial succinate-fumarate transporter, variant 2, which codes for MAKDGSKQPPTAATNLIAGGGAGMMEALACHPLDTIKVRMQLSRRARMPGAPRRGFIKTGVEVVKKETPLALYKGLGAVLTGIVPKMAIRFTSFEWYKQLLADKTTGVVSGQGTFLAGLAAGVTEAVAVVTPMEVIKIRLQAQHHSMADPLDIPKYRNAAHALYTVVKEEGAGALYRGVSLTALRQGSNQAVNFTAYSYFKKWLKDYQPEYADGNLPSWQTTIIGLVSGAMGPLSNAPIDTIKTRLQKTPAEFGTTAWTRITTIASDMFKQEGFHAFYKGITPRIMRVAPGQAVTFTVYEFLKSKLEQSNLAFVGGKYEE
- a CDS encoding uncharacterized protein (BUSCO:EOG092D3ASB) → MQSGISASEELQKAFSSLLTTPSDFALLVTIERETLAPVKTIPGISSDFGQNLSVLEPFIKPDVALYAILRRYEDSPRFVAVTYVPDAANVRQKMLFASTRLTLTRELGTEHFRETPFMTMAHELTEKGFKAHDAHNALEAPLTEEEKTLGEVKRAEQEAGSGTAIREIHLSKSLTMPVNEDAITAMKEVAEGQKAAATLKINAATERVELAPDSLDPSSLANLIKSISPVEPRFTFYRFTHTHEGTEQTPVLFFYTCPATAGNKAIKNRMLYPLMKRAVLTIAEQEAGITLEKKFEVEDPSELTEEEVLNDLHPKKVVSSGFSRPKRPGR